In a single window of the Danio aesculapii chromosome 20, fDanAes4.1, whole genome shotgun sequence genome:
- the syncrip gene encoding heterogeneous nuclear ribonucleoprotein Q isoform X6 translates to MATEHINGNGTEEPMDTAAAVTHSDHFNTLLEAGLPQKVAEKLDEIYLAGLVAHSDLDERAIEALKEFNEEGALQVLIQFKESDLSHVQNKSAFLCGVMKTYRQREKQGTKVVESTKGPDEAKIKILLERTGYTLDVTTGQRKYGGPPPESVYTGAQPTVGTEIFVGKIPRDLFEDELVPQFEKAGPIWDLRLMMDPLSGLNRGYAFLTFCTKEAAQEAVKLCNNHEIRPGKHIGVCISVANNRLFVGSIPKSKTKEQIVEEFSKVTEGLTDVILYHQPDDKKKNRGFCFLEYEDHKTAAQARRRLMSGKVKVWGNLVTVEWADPIEDPDPEVMAKVKVLFVRNLANSVTEEILEKAFGQFGNLERVKKLKDYAFVHFNDRDGAVKALTEMNGKDLEGEHIEIVFAKPPDQKRKERKAQRQAAKTQMYDDYYYYGPPQMPPPARGRGRGASRGGYSYPPDYYGYEDYYDYYGYDYHNYRGGYDDPYFGYDDFQAPARGRGGRGSARGGTSPARGRGASAPRGRAGFPQRGGAGAGPGASRGMRGGARGGVLPRGRGQGKGLEAGPDMSQ, encoded by the exons ATGGCCACAGAACATATTAATGGGAATGGTACAGAAGAACCAATGGACACGGCTGCTGCAGTTACCCATTCTGACCACTTCAACACTTTATTAGAAGCTGGTTTACCACAAAAAGTTGCTGAAAAGCTAGATGAAATTTACCTAGCAG GCCTGGTGGCACACAGTGACCTGGATGAGAGGGCCATCGAAGCACTGAAAGAGTTCAATGAAGAAGGTGCACTGCAAGTTCTCATCCAATTCAAAGAGAGCGATCTATCCCATGTGCAA AACAAAAGTGCCTTTCTCTGTGGAGTGATGAAGACCTACAGGCAGAGAGAGAAACAGGGGACCAAAGTTGTAGAATCTACTAAAGGACCAGATGAGGCAAAAATTAAG ATTTTGCTTGAGAGAACCGGCTACACCCTTGATGTCACCACAGGTCAGCGCAAGTATGGTGGCCCGCCGCCAGAGTCCGTCTACACAGGCGCTCAGCCCACCGTGGGGACAGAG ATCTTTGTTGGGAAGATCCCGAGGGACCTGTTTGAAGACGAACTCGTGCCTCAGTTTGAGAAGGCAGGGCCGATCTGGGACCTGCGTCTGATGATGGATCCTCTGAGTGGCCTGAACAGGGGCTACGCTTTTCTCACTTTCTGCACTAAAGAGGCTGCACAGGAGGCTGTCAAGCTG TGTAACAATCATGAAATTCGCCCGGGCAAACACATTGGCGTGTGTATATCTGTGGCTAACAACAGACTCTTTGTGGGCTCCATTCCCAAGAGCAAGACAAAAGAGCAGATTGTCGAGGAGTTCTCCAAAGTCACAG AGGGTCTTACGGACGTGATCCTTTACCATCAGCCGGATGATAAGAAGAAGAACCGAGGCTTCTGCTTTCTGGAGTACGAGGACCACAAGACTGCAGCGCAGGCTCGCCGTCGGCTGATGAGCGGGAAGGTGAAGGTGTGGGGCAATCTGGTCACAGTGGAGTGGGCTGACCCGATCGAGGATCCCGACCCAGAGGTCATGGCAAAG GTCAAAGTGTTGTTTGTCAGGAACCTGGCCAACAGCGTCACTgaggaaatacttgaaaaagccTTTGGCCAGTTTGGCAACCTGGAGCGAGTGAAGAAACTGAAAGACTACGCCTTCGTCCACTTCAACGACAGAGACGGAGCGGTGAAG GCGCTGACTGAAATGAATGGTAAAGATCTGGAGGGAGAGCACATTGAGATCGTGTTTGCCAAGCCCCCCGATCAGAAGCGCAAGGAGAGGAAGGCGCAGCGTCAAGCAGCGAAGACACAAAT GTATGACGATTACTACTACTATGGGCCTCCTCAAATGCCGCCTCCTGCCAGGGGCCGTGGCAGGGGTGCCAGCCGTGGCGGTTACTCCTACCCGCCAGACTATTACGGCTATGAAGATTACTACGATTACTATGGTTACGATTACCATAACTACAGGGGTGGCTACGATGACCCGTACTTCGGCTACGATGATTTCCAGGCGCCCGCTCGAGGCCGAGGGGGCCGCGGCAGTGCCAGAGGTGGGACATCCCCTGCGCGTGGCAGAGGGGCCAGCGCTCCACGGGGCAGGGCAGGCTTCCCGCAGCGCGGAGGTGCCGGGGCCGGGCCGGGAGCCAGCAGGGGAATGCGCGGAGGAGCCAGAGGCGGTGTTCTGCCGAGAGGGCGCGGG CAGGGCAAGGGGCTGGAGGCTGGTCCTGACATGTCCCAGTGA
- the syncrip gene encoding heterogeneous nuclear ribonucleoprotein Q isoform X2 — protein MATEHINGNGTEEPMDTAAAVTHSDHFNTLLEAGLPQKVAEKLDEIYLAGLVAHSDLDERAIEALKEFNEEGALQVLIQFKESDLSHVQNKSAFLCGVMKTYRQREKQGTKVVESTKGPDEAKIKILLERTGYTLDVTTGQRKYGGPPPESVYTGAQPTVGTEIFVGKIPRDLFEDELVPQFEKAGPIWDLRLMMDPLSGLNRGYAFLTFCTKEAAQEAVKLCNNHEIRPGKHIGVCISVANNRLFVGSIPKSKTKEQIVEEFSKVTEGLTDVILYHQPDDKKKNRGFCFLEYEDHKTAAQARRRLMSGKVKVWGNLVTVEWADPIEDPDPEVMAKVKVLFVRNLANSVTEEILEKAFGQFGNLERVKKLKDYAFVHFNDRDGAVKALTEMNGKDLEGEHIEIVFAKPPDQKRKERKAQRQAAKTQMYDDYYYYGPPQMPPPARGRGRGASRGGYSYPPDYYGYEDYYDYYGYDYHNYRGGYDDPYFGYDDFQAPARGRGGRGSARGGTSPARGRGASAPRGRAGFPQRGGAGAGPGASRGMRGGARGGVLPRGRGVRGARGGRGGNVGGKRKADGYNQPDSKRRQTINQNWGSQPIAQQPLQGGDHSAGQGAGGWS, from the exons ATGGCCACAGAACATATTAATGGGAATGGTACAGAAGAACCAATGGACACGGCTGCTGCAGTTACCCATTCTGACCACTTCAACACTTTATTAGAAGCTGGTTTACCACAAAAAGTTGCTGAAAAGCTAGATGAAATTTACCTAGCAG GCCTGGTGGCACACAGTGACCTGGATGAGAGGGCCATCGAAGCACTGAAAGAGTTCAATGAAGAAGGTGCACTGCAAGTTCTCATCCAATTCAAAGAGAGCGATCTATCCCATGTGCAA AACAAAAGTGCCTTTCTCTGTGGAGTGATGAAGACCTACAGGCAGAGAGAGAAACAGGGGACCAAAGTTGTAGAATCTACTAAAGGACCAGATGAGGCAAAAATTAAG ATTTTGCTTGAGAGAACCGGCTACACCCTTGATGTCACCACAGGTCAGCGCAAGTATGGTGGCCCGCCGCCAGAGTCCGTCTACACAGGCGCTCAGCCCACCGTGGGGACAGAG ATCTTTGTTGGGAAGATCCCGAGGGACCTGTTTGAAGACGAACTCGTGCCTCAGTTTGAGAAGGCAGGGCCGATCTGGGACCTGCGTCTGATGATGGATCCTCTGAGTGGCCTGAACAGGGGCTACGCTTTTCTCACTTTCTGCACTAAAGAGGCTGCACAGGAGGCTGTCAAGCTG TGTAACAATCATGAAATTCGCCCGGGCAAACACATTGGCGTGTGTATATCTGTGGCTAACAACAGACTCTTTGTGGGCTCCATTCCCAAGAGCAAGACAAAAGAGCAGATTGTCGAGGAGTTCTCCAAAGTCACAG AGGGTCTTACGGACGTGATCCTTTACCATCAGCCGGATGATAAGAAGAAGAACCGAGGCTTCTGCTTTCTGGAGTACGAGGACCACAAGACTGCAGCGCAGGCTCGCCGTCGGCTGATGAGCGGGAAGGTGAAGGTGTGGGGCAATCTGGTCACAGTGGAGTGGGCTGACCCGATCGAGGATCCCGACCCAGAGGTCATGGCAAAG GTCAAAGTGTTGTTTGTCAGGAACCTGGCCAACAGCGTCACTgaggaaatacttgaaaaagccTTTGGCCAGTTTGGCAACCTGGAGCGAGTGAAGAAACTGAAAGACTACGCCTTCGTCCACTTCAACGACAGAGACGGAGCGGTGAAG GCGCTGACTGAAATGAATGGTAAAGATCTGGAGGGAGAGCACATTGAGATCGTGTTTGCCAAGCCCCCCGATCAGAAGCGCAAGGAGAGGAAGGCGCAGCGTCAAGCAGCGAAGACACAAAT GTATGACGATTACTACTACTATGGGCCTCCTCAAATGCCGCCTCCTGCCAGGGGCCGTGGCAGGGGTGCCAGCCGTGGCGGTTACTCCTACCCGCCAGACTATTACGGCTATGAAGATTACTACGATTACTATGGTTACGATTACCATAACTACAGGGGTGGCTACGATGACCCGTACTTCGGCTACGATGATTTCCAGGCGCCCGCTCGAGGCCGAGGGGGCCGCGGCAGTGCCAGAGGTGGGACATCCCCTGCGCGTGGCAGAGGGGCCAGCGCTCCACGGGGCAGGGCAGGCTTCCCGCAGCGCGGAGGTGCCGGGGCCGGGCCGGGAGCCAGCAGGGGAATGCGCGGAGGAGCCAGAGGCGGTGTTCTGCCGAGAGGGCGCGGGGTACGTGGTGCTCGGGGTGGACGCGGTGGAAATGTAGGAGGCAAGCGCAAAGCCGATGGCTACAACCAGCCAGATTCCAAACGGCGCCAGACCATTAATCAGAACTGGGGCTCGCAACCCATTGCACAGCAACCCTTGCAAGGTGGCGATCATTCTG CAGGGCAAGGGGCTGGAGGCTGGTCCTGA
- the syncrip gene encoding heterogeneous nuclear ribonucleoprotein Q isoform X4, protein MATEHINGNGTEEPMDTAAAVTHSDHFNTLLEAGLPQKVAEKLDEIYLAGLVAHSDLDERAIEALKEFNEEGALQVLIQFKESDLSHVQNKSAFLCGVMKTYRQREKQGTKVVESTKGPDEAKIKILLERTGYTLDVTTGQRKYGGPPPESVYTGAQPTVGTEIFVGKIPRDLFEDELVPQFEKAGPIWDLRLMMDPLSGLNRGYAFLTFCTKEAAQEAVKLCNNHEIRPGKHIGVCISVANNRLFVGSIPKSKTKEQIVEEFSKVTEGLTDVILYHQPDDKKKNRGFCFLEYEDHKTAAQARRRLMSGKVKVWGNLVTVEWADPIEDPDPEVMAKVKVLFVRNLANSVTEEILEKAFGQFGNLERVKKLKDYAFVHFNDRDGAVKALTEMNGKDLEGEHIEIVFAKPPDQKRKERKAQRQAAKTQMYDDYYYYGPPQMPPPARGRGRGASRGGYSYPPDYYGYEDYYDYYGYDYHNYRGGYDDPYFGYDDFQAPARGRGGRGSARGGTSPARGRGASAPRGRAGFPQRGGAGAGPGASRGMRGGARGGVLPRGRGVRGARGGRGGNVGGKRKADGYNQPDSKRRQTINQNWGSQPIAQQPLQAGQGAGGWS, encoded by the exons ATGGCCACAGAACATATTAATGGGAATGGTACAGAAGAACCAATGGACACGGCTGCTGCAGTTACCCATTCTGACCACTTCAACACTTTATTAGAAGCTGGTTTACCACAAAAAGTTGCTGAAAAGCTAGATGAAATTTACCTAGCAG GCCTGGTGGCACACAGTGACCTGGATGAGAGGGCCATCGAAGCACTGAAAGAGTTCAATGAAGAAGGTGCACTGCAAGTTCTCATCCAATTCAAAGAGAGCGATCTATCCCATGTGCAA AACAAAAGTGCCTTTCTCTGTGGAGTGATGAAGACCTACAGGCAGAGAGAGAAACAGGGGACCAAAGTTGTAGAATCTACTAAAGGACCAGATGAGGCAAAAATTAAG ATTTTGCTTGAGAGAACCGGCTACACCCTTGATGTCACCACAGGTCAGCGCAAGTATGGTGGCCCGCCGCCAGAGTCCGTCTACACAGGCGCTCAGCCCACCGTGGGGACAGAG ATCTTTGTTGGGAAGATCCCGAGGGACCTGTTTGAAGACGAACTCGTGCCTCAGTTTGAGAAGGCAGGGCCGATCTGGGACCTGCGTCTGATGATGGATCCTCTGAGTGGCCTGAACAGGGGCTACGCTTTTCTCACTTTCTGCACTAAAGAGGCTGCACAGGAGGCTGTCAAGCTG TGTAACAATCATGAAATTCGCCCGGGCAAACACATTGGCGTGTGTATATCTGTGGCTAACAACAGACTCTTTGTGGGCTCCATTCCCAAGAGCAAGACAAAAGAGCAGATTGTCGAGGAGTTCTCCAAAGTCACAG AGGGTCTTACGGACGTGATCCTTTACCATCAGCCGGATGATAAGAAGAAGAACCGAGGCTTCTGCTTTCTGGAGTACGAGGACCACAAGACTGCAGCGCAGGCTCGCCGTCGGCTGATGAGCGGGAAGGTGAAGGTGTGGGGCAATCTGGTCACAGTGGAGTGGGCTGACCCGATCGAGGATCCCGACCCAGAGGTCATGGCAAAG GTCAAAGTGTTGTTTGTCAGGAACCTGGCCAACAGCGTCACTgaggaaatacttgaaaaagccTTTGGCCAGTTTGGCAACCTGGAGCGAGTGAAGAAACTGAAAGACTACGCCTTCGTCCACTTCAACGACAGAGACGGAGCGGTGAAG GCGCTGACTGAAATGAATGGTAAAGATCTGGAGGGAGAGCACATTGAGATCGTGTTTGCCAAGCCCCCCGATCAGAAGCGCAAGGAGAGGAAGGCGCAGCGTCAAGCAGCGAAGACACAAAT GTATGACGATTACTACTACTATGGGCCTCCTCAAATGCCGCCTCCTGCCAGGGGCCGTGGCAGGGGTGCCAGCCGTGGCGGTTACTCCTACCCGCCAGACTATTACGGCTATGAAGATTACTACGATTACTATGGTTACGATTACCATAACTACAGGGGTGGCTACGATGACCCGTACTTCGGCTACGATGATTTCCAGGCGCCCGCTCGAGGCCGAGGGGGCCGCGGCAGTGCCAGAGGTGGGACATCCCCTGCGCGTGGCAGAGGGGCCAGCGCTCCACGGGGCAGGGCAGGCTTCCCGCAGCGCGGAGGTGCCGGGGCCGGGCCGGGAGCCAGCAGGGGAATGCGCGGAGGAGCCAGAGGCGGTGTTCTGCCGAGAGGGCGCGGGGTACGTGGTGCTCGGGGTGGACGCGGTGGAAATGTAGGAGGCAAGCGCAAAGCCGATGGCTACAACCAGCCAGATTCCAAACGGCGCCAGACCATTAATCAGAACTGGGGCTCGCAACCCATTGCACAGCAACCCTTGCAAG CAGGGCAAGGGGCTGGAGGCTGGTCCTGA
- the syncrip gene encoding heterogeneous nuclear ribonucleoprotein Q isoform X7: MATEHINGNGTEEPMDTAAAVTHSDHFNTLLEAGLPQKVAEKLDEIYLAGLVAHSDLDERAIEALKEFNEEGALQVLIQFKESDLSHVQNKSAFLCGVMKTYRQREKQGTKVVESTKGPDEAKIKILLERTGYTLDVTTGQRKYGGPPPESVYTGAQPTVGTEIFVGKIPRDLFEDELVPQFEKAGPIWDLRLMMDPLSGLNRGYAFLTFCTKEAAQEAVKLCNNHEIRPGKHIGVCISVANNRLFVGSIPKSKTKEQIVEEFSKVTEGLTDVILYHQPDDKKKNRGFCFLEYEDHKTAAQARRRLMSGKVKVWGNLVTVEWADPIEDPDPEVMAKVKVLFVRNLANSVTEEILEKAFGQFGNLERVKKLKDYAFVHFNDRDGAVKALTEMNGKDLEGEHIEIVFAKPPDQKRKERKAQRQAAKTQMYDDYYYYGPPQMPPPARGRGRGASRGGYSYPPDYYGYEDYYDYYGYDYHNYRGGYDDPYFGYDDFQAPARGRGGRGSARGGTSPARGRGASAPRGRAGFPQRGGAGAGPGASRGMRGGARGGVLPRGRGGKGLEAGPDMSQ, from the exons ATGGCCACAGAACATATTAATGGGAATGGTACAGAAGAACCAATGGACACGGCTGCTGCAGTTACCCATTCTGACCACTTCAACACTTTATTAGAAGCTGGTTTACCACAAAAAGTTGCTGAAAAGCTAGATGAAATTTACCTAGCAG GCCTGGTGGCACACAGTGACCTGGATGAGAGGGCCATCGAAGCACTGAAAGAGTTCAATGAAGAAGGTGCACTGCAAGTTCTCATCCAATTCAAAGAGAGCGATCTATCCCATGTGCAA AACAAAAGTGCCTTTCTCTGTGGAGTGATGAAGACCTACAGGCAGAGAGAGAAACAGGGGACCAAAGTTGTAGAATCTACTAAAGGACCAGATGAGGCAAAAATTAAG ATTTTGCTTGAGAGAACCGGCTACACCCTTGATGTCACCACAGGTCAGCGCAAGTATGGTGGCCCGCCGCCAGAGTCCGTCTACACAGGCGCTCAGCCCACCGTGGGGACAGAG ATCTTTGTTGGGAAGATCCCGAGGGACCTGTTTGAAGACGAACTCGTGCCTCAGTTTGAGAAGGCAGGGCCGATCTGGGACCTGCGTCTGATGATGGATCCTCTGAGTGGCCTGAACAGGGGCTACGCTTTTCTCACTTTCTGCACTAAAGAGGCTGCACAGGAGGCTGTCAAGCTG TGTAACAATCATGAAATTCGCCCGGGCAAACACATTGGCGTGTGTATATCTGTGGCTAACAACAGACTCTTTGTGGGCTCCATTCCCAAGAGCAAGACAAAAGAGCAGATTGTCGAGGAGTTCTCCAAAGTCACAG AGGGTCTTACGGACGTGATCCTTTACCATCAGCCGGATGATAAGAAGAAGAACCGAGGCTTCTGCTTTCTGGAGTACGAGGACCACAAGACTGCAGCGCAGGCTCGCCGTCGGCTGATGAGCGGGAAGGTGAAGGTGTGGGGCAATCTGGTCACAGTGGAGTGGGCTGACCCGATCGAGGATCCCGACCCAGAGGTCATGGCAAAG GTCAAAGTGTTGTTTGTCAGGAACCTGGCCAACAGCGTCACTgaggaaatacttgaaaaagccTTTGGCCAGTTTGGCAACCTGGAGCGAGTGAAGAAACTGAAAGACTACGCCTTCGTCCACTTCAACGACAGAGACGGAGCGGTGAAG GCGCTGACTGAAATGAATGGTAAAGATCTGGAGGGAGAGCACATTGAGATCGTGTTTGCCAAGCCCCCCGATCAGAAGCGCAAGGAGAGGAAGGCGCAGCGTCAAGCAGCGAAGACACAAAT GTATGACGATTACTACTACTATGGGCCTCCTCAAATGCCGCCTCCTGCCAGGGGCCGTGGCAGGGGTGCCAGCCGTGGCGGTTACTCCTACCCGCCAGACTATTACGGCTATGAAGATTACTACGATTACTATGGTTACGATTACCATAACTACAGGGGTGGCTACGATGACCCGTACTTCGGCTACGATGATTTCCAGGCGCCCGCTCGAGGCCGAGGGGGCCGCGGCAGTGCCAGAGGTGGGACATCCCCTGCGCGTGGCAGAGGGGCCAGCGCTCCACGGGGCAGGGCAGGCTTCCCGCAGCGCGGAGGTGCCGGGGCCGGGCCGGGAGCCAGCAGGGGAATGCGCGGAGGAGCCAGAGGCGGTGTTCTGCCGAGAGGGCGCGGG GGCAAGGGGCTGGAGGCTGGTCCTGACATGTCCCAGTGA
- the syncrip gene encoding heterogeneous nuclear ribonucleoprotein Q isoform X5, with the protein MATEHINGNGTEEPMDTAAAVTHSDHFNTLLEAGLPQKVAEKLDEIYLAGLVAHSDLDERAIEALKEFNEEGALQVLIQFKESDLSHVQNKSAFLCGVMKTYRQREKQGTKVVESTKGPDEAKIKILLERTGYTLDVTTGQRKYGGPPPESVYTGAQPTVGTEIFVGKIPRDLFEDELVPQFEKAGPIWDLRLMMDPLSGLNRGYAFLTFCTKEAAQEAVKLCNNHEIRPGKHIGVCISVANNRLFVGSIPKSKTKEQIVEEFSKVTEGLTDVILYHQPDDKKKNRGFCFLEYEDHKTAAQARRRLMSGKVKVWGNLVTVEWADPIEDPDPEVMAKVKVLFVRNLANSVTEEILEKAFGQFGNLERVKKLKDYAFVHFNDRDGAVKALTEMNGKDLEGEHIEIVFAKPPDQKRKERKAQRQAAKTQMYDDYYYYGPPQMPPPARGRGRGASRGGYSYPPDYYGYEDYYDYYGYDYHNYRGGYDDPYFGYDDFQAPARGRGGRGSARGGTSPARGRGASAPRGRAGFPQRGGAGAGPGASRGMRGGARGGVLPRGRGVRGARGGRGGNVGGKRKADGYNQPDSKRRQTINQNWGSQPIAQQPLQGQGAGGWS; encoded by the exons ATGGCCACAGAACATATTAATGGGAATGGTACAGAAGAACCAATGGACACGGCTGCTGCAGTTACCCATTCTGACCACTTCAACACTTTATTAGAAGCTGGTTTACCACAAAAAGTTGCTGAAAAGCTAGATGAAATTTACCTAGCAG GCCTGGTGGCACACAGTGACCTGGATGAGAGGGCCATCGAAGCACTGAAAGAGTTCAATGAAGAAGGTGCACTGCAAGTTCTCATCCAATTCAAAGAGAGCGATCTATCCCATGTGCAA AACAAAAGTGCCTTTCTCTGTGGAGTGATGAAGACCTACAGGCAGAGAGAGAAACAGGGGACCAAAGTTGTAGAATCTACTAAAGGACCAGATGAGGCAAAAATTAAG ATTTTGCTTGAGAGAACCGGCTACACCCTTGATGTCACCACAGGTCAGCGCAAGTATGGTGGCCCGCCGCCAGAGTCCGTCTACACAGGCGCTCAGCCCACCGTGGGGACAGAG ATCTTTGTTGGGAAGATCCCGAGGGACCTGTTTGAAGACGAACTCGTGCCTCAGTTTGAGAAGGCAGGGCCGATCTGGGACCTGCGTCTGATGATGGATCCTCTGAGTGGCCTGAACAGGGGCTACGCTTTTCTCACTTTCTGCACTAAAGAGGCTGCACAGGAGGCTGTCAAGCTG TGTAACAATCATGAAATTCGCCCGGGCAAACACATTGGCGTGTGTATATCTGTGGCTAACAACAGACTCTTTGTGGGCTCCATTCCCAAGAGCAAGACAAAAGAGCAGATTGTCGAGGAGTTCTCCAAAGTCACAG AGGGTCTTACGGACGTGATCCTTTACCATCAGCCGGATGATAAGAAGAAGAACCGAGGCTTCTGCTTTCTGGAGTACGAGGACCACAAGACTGCAGCGCAGGCTCGCCGTCGGCTGATGAGCGGGAAGGTGAAGGTGTGGGGCAATCTGGTCACAGTGGAGTGGGCTGACCCGATCGAGGATCCCGACCCAGAGGTCATGGCAAAG GTCAAAGTGTTGTTTGTCAGGAACCTGGCCAACAGCGTCACTgaggaaatacttgaaaaagccTTTGGCCAGTTTGGCAACCTGGAGCGAGTGAAGAAACTGAAAGACTACGCCTTCGTCCACTTCAACGACAGAGACGGAGCGGTGAAG GCGCTGACTGAAATGAATGGTAAAGATCTGGAGGGAGAGCACATTGAGATCGTGTTTGCCAAGCCCCCCGATCAGAAGCGCAAGGAGAGGAAGGCGCAGCGTCAAGCAGCGAAGACACAAAT GTATGACGATTACTACTACTATGGGCCTCCTCAAATGCCGCCTCCTGCCAGGGGCCGTGGCAGGGGTGCCAGCCGTGGCGGTTACTCCTACCCGCCAGACTATTACGGCTATGAAGATTACTACGATTACTATGGTTACGATTACCATAACTACAGGGGTGGCTACGATGACCCGTACTTCGGCTACGATGATTTCCAGGCGCCCGCTCGAGGCCGAGGGGGCCGCGGCAGTGCCAGAGGTGGGACATCCCCTGCGCGTGGCAGAGGGGCCAGCGCTCCACGGGGCAGGGCAGGCTTCCCGCAGCGCGGAGGTGCCGGGGCCGGGCCGGGAGCCAGCAGGGGAATGCGCGGAGGAGCCAGAGGCGGTGTTCTGCCGAGAGGGCGCGGGGTACGTGGTGCTCGGGGTGGACGCGGTGGAAATGTAGGAGGCAAGCGCAAAGCCGATGGCTACAACCAGCCAGATTCCAAACGGCGCCAGACCATTAATCAGAACTGGGGCTCGCAACCCATTGCACAGCAACCCTTGCAAG GGCAAGGGGCTGGAGGCTGGTCCTGA
- the syncrip gene encoding heterogeneous nuclear ribonucleoprotein Q isoform X3, protein MATEHINGNGTEEPMDTAAAVTHSDHFNTLLEAGLPQKVAEKLDEIYLAGLVAHSDLDERAIEALKEFNEEGALQVLIQFKESDLSHVQNKSAFLCGVMKTYRQREKQGTKVVESTKGPDEAKIKILLERTGYTLDVTTGQRKYGGPPPESVYTGAQPTVGTEIFVGKIPRDLFEDELVPQFEKAGPIWDLRLMMDPLSGLNRGYAFLTFCTKEAAQEAVKLCNNHEIRPGKHIGVCISVANNRLFVGSIPKSKTKEQIVEEFSKVTEGLTDVILYHQPDDKKKNRGFCFLEYEDHKTAAQARRRLMSGKVKVWGNLVTVEWADPIEDPDPEVMAKVKVLFVRNLANSVTEEILEKAFGQFGNLERVKKLKDYAFVHFNDRDGAVKALTEMNGKDLEGEHIEIVFAKPPDQKRKERKAQRQAAKTQMYDDYYYYGPPQMPPPARGRGRGASRGGYSYPPDYYGYEDYYDYYGYDYHNYRGGYDDPYFGYDDFQAPARGRGGRGSARGGTSPARGRGASAPRGRAGFPQRGGAGAGPGASRGMRGGARGGVLPRGRGVRGARGGRGGNVGGKRKADGYNQPDSKRRQTINQNWGSQPIAQQPLQGGDHSGQGAGGWS, encoded by the exons ATGGCCACAGAACATATTAATGGGAATGGTACAGAAGAACCAATGGACACGGCTGCTGCAGTTACCCATTCTGACCACTTCAACACTTTATTAGAAGCTGGTTTACCACAAAAAGTTGCTGAAAAGCTAGATGAAATTTACCTAGCAG GCCTGGTGGCACACAGTGACCTGGATGAGAGGGCCATCGAAGCACTGAAAGAGTTCAATGAAGAAGGTGCACTGCAAGTTCTCATCCAATTCAAAGAGAGCGATCTATCCCATGTGCAA AACAAAAGTGCCTTTCTCTGTGGAGTGATGAAGACCTACAGGCAGAGAGAGAAACAGGGGACCAAAGTTGTAGAATCTACTAAAGGACCAGATGAGGCAAAAATTAAG ATTTTGCTTGAGAGAACCGGCTACACCCTTGATGTCACCACAGGTCAGCGCAAGTATGGTGGCCCGCCGCCAGAGTCCGTCTACACAGGCGCTCAGCCCACCGTGGGGACAGAG ATCTTTGTTGGGAAGATCCCGAGGGACCTGTTTGAAGACGAACTCGTGCCTCAGTTTGAGAAGGCAGGGCCGATCTGGGACCTGCGTCTGATGATGGATCCTCTGAGTGGCCTGAACAGGGGCTACGCTTTTCTCACTTTCTGCACTAAAGAGGCTGCACAGGAGGCTGTCAAGCTG TGTAACAATCATGAAATTCGCCCGGGCAAACACATTGGCGTGTGTATATCTGTGGCTAACAACAGACTCTTTGTGGGCTCCATTCCCAAGAGCAAGACAAAAGAGCAGATTGTCGAGGAGTTCTCCAAAGTCACAG AGGGTCTTACGGACGTGATCCTTTACCATCAGCCGGATGATAAGAAGAAGAACCGAGGCTTCTGCTTTCTGGAGTACGAGGACCACAAGACTGCAGCGCAGGCTCGCCGTCGGCTGATGAGCGGGAAGGTGAAGGTGTGGGGCAATCTGGTCACAGTGGAGTGGGCTGACCCGATCGAGGATCCCGACCCAGAGGTCATGGCAAAG GTCAAAGTGTTGTTTGTCAGGAACCTGGCCAACAGCGTCACTgaggaaatacttgaaaaagccTTTGGCCAGTTTGGCAACCTGGAGCGAGTGAAGAAACTGAAAGACTACGCCTTCGTCCACTTCAACGACAGAGACGGAGCGGTGAAG GCGCTGACTGAAATGAATGGTAAAGATCTGGAGGGAGAGCACATTGAGATCGTGTTTGCCAAGCCCCCCGATCAGAAGCGCAAGGAGAGGAAGGCGCAGCGTCAAGCAGCGAAGACACAAAT GTATGACGATTACTACTACTATGGGCCTCCTCAAATGCCGCCTCCTGCCAGGGGCCGTGGCAGGGGTGCCAGCCGTGGCGGTTACTCCTACCCGCCAGACTATTACGGCTATGAAGATTACTACGATTACTATGGTTACGATTACCATAACTACAGGGGTGGCTACGATGACCCGTACTTCGGCTACGATGATTTCCAGGCGCCCGCTCGAGGCCGAGGGGGCCGCGGCAGTGCCAGAGGTGGGACATCCCCTGCGCGTGGCAGAGGGGCCAGCGCTCCACGGGGCAGGGCAGGCTTCCCGCAGCGCGGAGGTGCCGGGGCCGGGCCGGGAGCCAGCAGGGGAATGCGCGGAGGAGCCAGAGGCGGTGTTCTGCCGAGAGGGCGCGGGGTACGTGGTGCTCGGGGTGGACGCGGTGGAAATGTAGGAGGCAAGCGCAAAGCCGATGGCTACAACCAGCCAGATTCCAAACGGCGCCAGACCATTAATCAGAACTGGGGCTCGCAACCCATTGCACAGCAACCCTTGCAAGGTGGCGATCATTCTG GGCAAGGGGCTGGAGGCTGGTCCTGA